The following proteins are co-located in the Xyrauchen texanus isolate HMW12.3.18 chromosome 43, RBS_HiC_50CHRs, whole genome shotgun sequence genome:
- the alg5 gene encoding dolichyl-phosphate beta-glucosyltransferase: protein MDCCLCEILQCLLILALIALLLVVVIAHVSATMVDQTRHEKEKYFNTAEGKKESFPSLLEPHSLELSVVVPSYNEELRLPAMMDEAMEYLEKRQKKNPSFTYEVIVVDDGSKDNTTEVALRYTKKYGAQKVRVLTLVKNRGKGGAVRMGTLCCRGQLILMADADGATKFADIEKVEAGLQSISPKPDNMAISCGSRAHLEQESVAQRSTFRTFLMYGFHFLVWFFCVRGIKDTQCGFKLFTREAALKTFSSLHVERWAFDVEILFIAQCFKIPIAEVAVNWMEIEGSKLVPFWSWLQMGQDLVFIRLRYLTGAWKLESDRKTQ, encoded by the exons ATGGATTGCTGTTTATGTGAAATATTGCAGTGTTTGCTGATACTGGCGCTGATCGCCTTACttttg GTTGTTGTTATTGCTCATGTCAGTGCTACGATGGTAGATCAGACACGCCATGAGAAGGAGAAATACTTCAATACTGCAGAGGGCAAGAAGGAGTCTTTCCCCAGTCTGTTGGAGCCTCACTCACTGGAGCTGTCTGTGGTGGTCCCTTCATACAATGAGGAACTCAGAT TGCCTGCCATGATGGATGAAGCCATGGAATACCTGGAGAAAAGACAG aagaagaaTCCATCATTCACATATGAAGTCATTGTAGTAGATGATGGCAGCAAAGACAATACTACTGAG GTTGCCTTGAGATACACAAAGAAGTATGGCGCACAAAAAGTGAGAGTGTTGACGTTGGTGAAAAACCGTGGAAAAGGTGGTGCAGTGAGAATG GGAACTCTATGTTGTCGTGGGCAGCTAATTCTTATGGCCGATGCAGACGGAGCCACTAAATTTGCTGACATTGAAAAGGTGGAAGCTGGCCTTCAGAGCATCAGCCCCAAGCCT GATAACATGGCGATCTCCTGCGGGTCCAGAGCTCACCTGGAACAAGAATCAGTGGCTCAG CGATCAACGTTTCGAACGTTCCTGATGTATGGATTCCACTTCCTGGTGTGGTTCTTCTGTGTAAGGGGGATTAAAGACACACAATGTGGATTTAAGCTCTTCACTCGTGAAGCAGCCTTGAAAACCTTCTCCAGCCTGCATGTGGAACGTTG GGCATTTGATGTGGAAATTCTGTTTATTGCTCAGTGTTTCAAAATCCCTATAGCAGAAGTGGCTGTTAACTGGATGGAGATTGAAG GGTCAAAGTTGGTGCCGTTCTGGAGTTGGCTGCAGATGGGACAGGATCTTGTCTTTATCAGACTGCGTTACCTCACTGGTGCCTGGAAGCTGGAGTCTGACAGAAAAACCCAGTAG